One segment of Chionomys nivalis chromosome 1, mChiNiv1.1, whole genome shotgun sequence DNA contains the following:
- the LOC130883331 gene encoding taste receptor type 2 member 140-like → MNGVLYCILLATLSVEFLMGTLGNAFTVLVNIMYWVKRRRVSFIDQILTTLAVSRIAFLFSLTVHSFVYKWYPGIIITRRIVRQTCIFFTVTNHFSIWLATCLSIFYFLKIASFSNSIFFHLKWRVKKMVSGTLLASLLLLFLNVLVIDTQIDVIIYRTESNIFFRAISSNYSQVAMFVLFTNTMFTLIPFIVTLMVFLLLIFSLWGHLKNMQYNAQGSRDVSTAAHIKALQMVVTFLLLYSTFFLSLLLQFCDIKYKQKTSVSPLFWVIGVAFPSVHSCVLILGNTKLRQAFISMVWWLRCRLSDVQPSVS, encoded by the coding sequence ATGAATGGTGTCCTATATTGCATATTATTAGCCACTTTAAGTGTGGAATTTCTAATGGGAACTTTAGGCAATGCATTCACAGTGCTAGTGAACATTATGTACTGGGTAAAGAGGAGAAGGGTATCTTTCATAGATCAGATCTTGACTACTCTGGCAGTTTCCagaattgcttttctcttttcactAACTGTACATTCATTTGTATATAAATGGTATCCAGGCATAATAATAACTAGAAGAATTGTGAGACAAACTTGTATTTTCTTTACGGTAACCAATCACTTCAGCATCTGGCTTGCTACATGTCTCAGCATCTTCTATTTTCTCAAGATAGCCAGTTTttcaaactctattttttttcacCTAAAATGGAGAGTGAAAAAAATGGTTTCCGGGACACTGTTGGCATCTCTGCTCctcttgtttttaaatgttttagtcatagacacacaaattgATGTCATCATTTACAGAACTGAATCAAATATATTCTTCAGAGCTATTTCAAGCAATTATTCTCAAGTTGCTATGTTTGTTTTATTCACGAACACTATGTTCACACTAATACCCTTCATTGTGACCCTGATGGTGTTTctcctgctcatcttctccctgtggGGACATCTGAAGAACATGCAGTACAATGCCCAAGGGTCCAGAGATGTCAGCACTGCGGCCCACATAAAGGCCCTGCAAATGGTTGTCACATTCCTGTTACTGTACAGCACATTTTTTCTGTCACTTCTTTTGCAGTTTTGTGACATTAAATATAAGCAGAAAACTTCAGTTTCTCCCCTTTTCTGGGTTATTGGAGTTGCTTTCCCTTCCGTCCACTCCTGTGTCTTGATTCTGGGAAATACTAAACTTAGACAGGCATTTATTTCCATGGTGTGGTGGCTGAGGTGCAGGCTCAGTGATGTGCAGCCCTCAGTTTCCTAA